Within Paramormyrops kingsleyae isolate MSU_618 chromosome 24, PKINGS_0.4, whole genome shotgun sequence, the genomic segment TTTACCAATTTATGGTTAAAAGTTGATATACCACCAAGTCCTAATGTTTATGATCCATTTAGTTCCACAGAACCACTTCTCTAGTTGGCAGGTTAGGGTGCAGTACCCATCAGCAGAAGCTCAGTGGTTCGCAtcccagagtgatgtcacctttgggcccttgagcaagacccttaacctcaaTTGCTCCTGGGTCTTTTCTTGGATAAGCATCTGCCGAAGAAATATTATTATGTTATTCAACCGGCAGCATAAGCCCGACCGCTCAGGTGATGTGCGGTCGCTTGCTAGCCGCCGTACGATCCTCGACGGCGTCGAGGTTTAGGAAAAGCCCTCGCCGCCGTTCCTGACCAGAGGCAGCGCTACAGCATCTCCAGGATCTCAGATCGCCTGGGTGTCCCGCTTTTCGAACTGCTGTTGCTCTTAATGGCCATACCTAGAATTatttgccccctcccccagcgtTTCGGTTGTGGGTCCAGCACTAATTTAAGCCTGTTTTGAAACCTGCCGTATTCCGGCTGCCGGGAACTGCGGATTCCGCCCCCCGGCGCTCCagcacccccaacccccctcccgTGACACAGATTCCGTTTCTCCCGCACCGTCCACCGCTGGTTCTGTCCAGCCGCCTCCGCTGAGCGCATCAGGGCCCGTCTCTCTAACCCACTCCGATTGTGGCAGCGCTTACAGCTGCACAGGAAATGAGACTGAGAGTCTCTGCTTGAAATTCTGTTTTTGCTCGCCTGGTGTTTTCGGAGAGACCGTAGTTCTTCGGTGTGCACGCGGCCTGCTGCGCGCCCTCTCAGTCCCGCTGCCCGCTACGATGTCAGCTCTGTACCAACGGCTTTCGGCCGATAATGCCCTCTTTAAAGATATCGCTCCTACTGATGAAACAAGACGTTTCATTGCGAAATAACCCGGACTGTGAGAGGGGCCAGTGTCTTGGGCTTTCTGCCTAAACCCATTGTAAGAGCTCCACCCAGTGGAGATGTTAAGTACCCCCAGTACGATTAAACCGTTTTTATTAAGGAAACATGATTAGGGGAAGATGGTGTGATTAATGTGTGAGATTTCAAGCCAATTAAGTGTAAGTGTCGGCAGCGGTTTAGTGGATCATTGTTAGGGGTTTGTGTAAGCTTGTTAACACTGTTATATTTCAAGATGTATTTGTACTTAAGGAATCCCATGATCATTAATAAATGAGATTGAATTTCCCTTTGTTTGATCTTGAAGCAGGCTGCAGTTATACGAATGAGTGTTTTTCATATTTGTTTAAATAGCCTCCAGAGATCCAGCGGTTAATTTTTGTCATCTGTAGAGGACATTATTTTGCACATACCTCTCGTACTACACATGCCACTCTGTTAATGTCCTGTTGTCCCTTACAGAGGACAGCTGGGGCTTAAAGTTAACATCACATGACACACGAGTGAGGTGTGTTTTTACCATCCTAACACTTCATTtctgtaccaaaaaaaaaaaacaatccaaatTAATTACTTTCCCATGGATCTCAGGAGGTTATTCTCATAACAGCGTCagatacataatatataatcaTCATCACTGTCCTAAAGGATTCAGATGCTGTGTCTGTTAccggaaggtcaccagttcaaatcccagaattGGGAGAGTGACGTGCTCTTGAGTAAGACCCCTAacctccagttgctccaggTACATTCTGTCTCTCTGTATTTCACTTTGTAAAAAATCATCTGCCAagtaaatacaattaaaaaaatgttttttagtGGCGATAACAATGATGTTTCTTTGTTCTTACGCTGAAGATAAGCTGGTTACTTAGTGCTGGGGCTGGTGTGGTTCCTTGTGCAGATGTCTCCTTAGCTATCCAGGTGGATCTGCGTCCCTCGGTAGGAATGGCAGACGCGACAGGCGTAAGCTCTCGGGTGTGTTTCCGCGCCTCAGGCCACTAGACGCGTTCCTCTTCTCACCCGTCTCCTCTTTTCTCCAACTCGCAGCACAAACGTGGTGATGAACTATTCAGAGATCGAGTCCAAGGTTCGGGAAGCCACCAACGATGACCCCTGGGGGCCCTCGGGGCAGCTCATGGGGGAGATTGCCAAGTGAGTGTTGGTGGGGGAGCTACCGGGGGGCATTCTAGGTTTTTTGTaaggttggggggtgggggggtatggCGGTAAATGAGGAGTCCTAATTCATACAGaagggccaaccttatcattggCCAGTGGTATGTTTTagatcagtgagtgacaggggaggggtacttcaggggccaatcagctttcagttgggtccaatggccccgcccctgtatacacccctAGTTTTGGCCTTCAGTTCTAGCAAAGTGTCTAATATTGTCTCATTTGACCCAATGAGTCTAACTGCAGATATCATTCCTGCTGTTTGAATGCCAGGAATTTCATCATTCTTTTTATGTCATTTTTGCCAGTTGAAAGATTTACATAGAATGTTCTCCCATGGtggcatttaaaaattaatcttACTGTGCagtgattattttctttttgcCTGTCTTTCTCAGGTCCACCTTCATGTACGAGCAGTTCCCCGAGCTGATGAACATGCTGTGGACCCGAATGCTGAAGGACAACAAGAAGAACTGGAGGAGAGTCTACAAGGTGGGTCTCTCGGCTCTCCGGCCGCCACGCCATGGCCTCCTCCGTCTCGGGTCTTGTGGAACTCGAGCTGACCTCGTTGTTGGTGGGAGACTGAAGGCTCGGTCCTCGAGCCGCGACGGATCGTCCCCCATCTGCACGGCACCCTAAGCCACGTCTCTGAGTACATTTTTGCATAGAGAGTCTGCCCGTTTCAAACAGCCTCCGTCATCATCTCTCAGGCCTTATTGCTGCTGGCATACCTCATCAGAAATGGGTCCGAGCGCGTAGTCACCAGTTCCAGGGAGCACATCTACGACTTGCGTTCCTTGGAGAACTATCACTTCATTGGTGAGTGCTGGGAGGtgagggggtggagggggggggggggttggctgggGCCGGCAGAATCAGGGGCTGCAGCGCTCATTACGCCTCTGCTCGCCCTCCCCCAGACGAGAACGGCAAAGACCAAGGCATCAACGTACGGCAGAAGGTGAAGGAGATGATCGAATTTGTGCAGGACGATGACCGGCTTCGGGAAGAGAGGAAGAAGGCAAAGAAGAACAAGGATAAATACATCGGGGTGTCCTCAGACAGCATGGGGGGCTTCCGATCCAGTAAGCTCCTCTTCACTCATCTCTACCTCCTCATCTCTacctcctgctgctcctcctcaCTCATTTCTAACTTCCTTTAGCATCAAAAGCTCACACTGACTCGGCTACCTTCAGTTTGCGTTGTACTTTTACCTCTGTGTTCTGAAACTTCTTAGCATCTTTTCCTGAAGGTACGTGTCTTTCAAACTAGATGTGTCCCTAACGTGAGCGTTGGCTGGTTCACTGGGACGTCTCTCCCTAGTTCAGCTCTACCTGGGCCGTTCTCCTCCCTATTAAATCTGACTTCTTAGAAAAGAAGAGGAAGTTTCGAACTTTGGTTTGCGGTAGATTCTCATGCCGTAATTCCGTCAGTCCGCCACAGAGGATCCGAAATGATGGCTTTCACGCAGGGGTTGCATCAGTTGCCTTGTAAGGGTGTCTCTAGGACTGATGAGGTCTGTCACCTTCAGCCGGGGACAGGTACGAGTCGGAGCCCAGGGGGAAGTGGGAGGAGGAGTGGGATAAAAGCAAGGGAGCGTTCCCCTTCAGCGAGAAGCTGGGCGAGATCGGCGACAAGATCGGCAACACCATCGATGACACCATCAGCAAGTTCCGCAAGAAGGAGAGGGACGGTTCACCTGACCAGTGcaggtgggatggggggggggggcggctgtcAACTGCCTGTATTTTCAACTCGCATGCTGGTTTATAGTCCTAAAGCCACCTTAAGAATTTATTGATTCCTATAGGCCAGTGTTTTTCAACCTGGTCCCCAGGGACCCCCatgcagtccacatttttgctccttccttgcttccagccaatcaagaaTGCCGAATACCTGTACAGGCAtgctgagagctgggagggagcaaaaatgtgcactgcaTGGGGGTCCCCGAGGCCTGGGTctagaaacactgctgtaggcCTTAAGGATCTGTTGATACCTGTGGGATTGCAACTGTGTGCATTCATATGAAGTTTAAACCCTTTGCTTGCACAGTACTGTTAGCCTCACATAATACATCTGGTACACTGAAGCTGTAAACCAGTACATCTTTATGGATGGAATCTGCATAGAttagtgttttccaatccgaCCCCTAGGGACCTacaaacagtccatgtttttgctccctcccacctcccaaTAGAGACcttgcagggagcagaaatgtggattgtctggcagggggctcggagggagcaaaaacatggaggaccagattgggaaacactgacttagATGTTATCAGTCCCATGAGAACCAAACCGCTTCGGCTTCTCCAGTGCTTCTGTAATTCTGTGGTTTGGCCTTCAGCGATGAGGAGGACCAGGTGTCCCGGAATGGACAGCTTGGGAAGTCAGACTTCAGGGATGAGGAGGAATCCACGACACCCAAGAACATTGTCAGCACGCAGCCTGCTGAGTCCTCCACAGCACGCAGACGGGGCGGAGGCCTGTCCAAGACGGTGGACCTGGGGGCCGCCGCCCACTACACCGGTGACATGAGTAGCCCTGACAGGAGCTCACAGGTCACCAAGGTACAGAACTGTCATCAGGTTGCACTGGGGATGCTGGGTTTCACTTTCACTTTGTATCAATTAAAACCTGAACATTTGTGACCTTAGTTTCACTTTCACTTTGTATCAATTAAAACCTGAACATTTGCGACCTAAGTTTGTGGCAATAGATCACTATTAGAAATGCATCCTCGgccataataataaatgtattttatgaaTGGCAGTCGTGATGTCCAATATGCCGCATAAACAACAGTACGGATTGGATGAGTTACCAAAGGCAGCCAGTCACAAACATCACTGTGATACCCTGTTAAGTTAACACCCCTTTGCAACCAGTGCAATGCCACACCCTGAATAGGCATGTTCAGCTTAATATCATCATGTGGGTGACAGGAGAGTAGGGCATGGATTAAAGTCAGCTGTTGAATTGGTGGCAGATATGCTCTATTTAAAGGTCACGCTGCCATCTTGTGTCCGGCAGAAGTactgaaattttatttattaattttattttatttagttagGATATTTTTATTAGATAAGCAGGATGACACACTGTTCCTAGAGAATGTGTTTGAGCATCTTTTTGCTTTCGTGACTGCAGAGCACAGGGCCTGGGGGCAGCCAGTCAACAAGCAGCGGCCTCGCCGACCTGCTGATAGTGGACTGTGGGTCAACTCAGACGGCACCAGCAAGTGAGAAATGACCAATGACATTGGGGGAGAGGGGCGGGTTCACCAATGGGAGGGGATGGCAAGAGTGAGAAATGGGTGGAGCGAATGGGAGCGAGCCGTGTCTGTCACATGATCCTGAAAGGATGGTGCCCCTCCCCCTTTCCTACAGtacatatttttttgtgaagttTCTAAAGTACAGCTTCCGGTTCATTGTGGAGTTTGGCGGTGGGGCAGAAAAATGAACGAATGTACtatttatattttgtaatagCAGCAGTTTTCACAGAGTATAGTAAGTCATGTTTCTATGTAGCTGCTGCTGTGGATTGACGTATGGCAGGGGTGGGGAGCCTGATCCATGTAgggccggtgcgggtttttgggatggcctctccatcagccaataataaagcagcgGTTCTCAACTCCAATCCTGGAGacccactgtgattggctgatggagaggtcatcccaaaaacctgcaccggccctccatggatcaggctCCCCACCCCTGACGTATGCAGATTAAGGTTTAATGTGGCATTATAATGTTCTTCTTTCTTTCAAGATTCCTTTTTCTTTTGGTGTTCAGTCAGTAACTAGTAAATGTTGGTTCGAG encodes:
- the LOC111836969 gene encoding clathrin interactor 1-like; this translates as MWKVRELVDKATNVVMNYSEIESKVREATNDDPWGPSGQLMGEIAKSTFMYEQFPELMNMLWTRMLKDNKKNWRRVYKALLLLAYLIRNGSERVVTSSREHIYDLRSLENYHFIDENGKDQGINVRQKVKEMIEFVQDDDRLREERKKAKKNKDKYIGVSSDSMGGFRSTGDRYESEPRGKWEEEWDKSKGAFPFSEKLGEIGDKIGNTIDDTISKFRKKERDGSPDQCSDEEDQVSRNGQLGKSDFRDEEESTTPKNIVSTQPAESSTARRRGGGLSKTVDLGAAAHYTGDMSSPDRSSQVTKSTGPGGSQSTSSGLADLLIVDCGSTQTAPASGSADLIGGFADFSSPAASASFASGSGTSGNGEFGDWGAFPRTQPAATSSQPLNGLAADLFAGSPPAPGPAPPAQAPSADLFDLMGPSQAAVSSSQSMVFGMGSTVGIPLSRSQPLQSFGGSLLSQQMGVQKPGCKGSFPATWSDPSVNISLDFLPQSMQQPKGSQPTLNTMIQHQGMQPSMSSMAQSFAGMNLNMQPMAAGLRAPVNPMLVGGGGAVPLGMATGTVGMAPVGMMPMGGIMGMNMNMNMGLPGTLVTGMPVMGMGQGPSPAMVHPRQDAFADFGSFGK